The sequence below is a genomic window from Maylandia zebra isolate NMK-2024a linkage group LG18, Mzebra_GT3a, whole genome shotgun sequence.
cagttcaccccgccctgtctcgttatgattatcagtatcacctgtgttccccgtgtgtgcccactttcctcgtttataccctctgtgtatttctgtctgagtctccctctgttcagcgtcgcgttctccctcatgttgtgtgtaaTTCTCCCCGTGGTTCGGTTCCTTGTACAGTTCATGcgttagttttcccagttttagTTTATTCTGTATTGCTTCCCgtggccagcaataaagctgtgtttttgagtttatccccgtgtctgtgaacctgcatcttgggtccttcccctgcctgccacacaacgtATCATGACAACTACAAAGACTGATGAACTGAGTTTTGATGTACTAAATTTGTGCATAATAGGATCACTAATTGAAACATGCCAACGCCCTCCGTGGAAATGTTTGTTCGGTGCAATCATGTTTGCGCTTTATGCTATGGATTCTCAGTGTGCTGTGCATCTTTATAATGTTTGAAATAATCCAAGAGGACAATAAAAATGTCGGATATTAAGAGTAAACAAGAGAGTAAACAAGAGGATGACACTCAGATGCAAGCAGAGAAAAGAAGCATCAAATTTACGCCAAAAGGTTTGGATTTGTATATAAAGACATGCCAAGAAAAGCGGAGTTCAATGTGTAAGCAAGCATCTAAGTACATGGGGAAAACTTCTGCTTTAATGACCTCACATGAGAACGTTAAGGAAGTGTCTTCGGAATTTGGGAAGTTTATTAAATGCTATCAAGATGCAAACGCTTTGCAAGAATCCTTTTTAAGTTTGCCACTGCCAGAAGATGAAGTGAAAAGGCAAAGCGCACATTTTCAGTCTAAGGTGACAGCATTCTGTGTTTTTATGGACAAAGTAAAGGTTTGGTTGCAGGAAGCAGGCGAGCCGTATACTGAACAAAGCAATACTGCTCTTAATGATCAAGCTGTTGAAAGTTTGGATGAAATAAATCCTGAAGACAGTGTCTCTAATATCTCAAGTGTAAAGCCACCTTCGAAAACATTGTCACAGCTGttatgatattttgataccacggtaagcatttacaggatattgttttatacaggaaaactgttactcaataaggccaatctactagttgtttttctctttctctgtgacccaagaattaatgtgtaagactcacaagctggtaccagaaggtcgaaaacaccacagagatgagaccacttccttactcccatcctccctttttctttatctcctggaaaaggctcgttaaaggctaggtggtttgtttcagaattcactaatgaaagaactctgtattttatgtctaggagtgtattttgctgggatgatcataaattgtagctgaactgataaactacacacaggatacttcttggctcacaaggcaggaagacgtttccttatttggtctgtaccggtttgaactgggaaagctgacacacgaaccttttttttcatctatataaactgctgtgtatcaaataaacctttgagtcgatttgggaagacaacctgaagcagtctgtgtttccttgttctcccaagctgctcccgacgtcgtaactaacccagctgaatggcatacctgagtgttactttaaataattaggaatcttataaggaaaggacagaactctgcttatcgctcacgccacggaggaaacccgggaagGCAATTTCCTTCAACAGCAAAGTCGAATTTCATCAACATCTTCCGCACGCATTAAAGCTGCGGCTGACAAGGCAGCGCTCATGGAGCGACTCGctgcattaaagaaaaacattctatTGAAGCGCAAgaggaaaaactgagaaaagaaaaggagaaattaTCCTTGGAAACAGAGTTGGCAGCAACTAAGGCAAAGCTTCGTGTCTTAAAAATAAACTCAGTTTGTAGCTCTGAGCGTTCTGATGGAAtgaactcttattttgaaagagggcACGTACAAGAAGCGCCTTGTGCTGATACATTTGTTCCGGCAGAAAGAGATTACTCTGGTACAAATTCTACATCTGAATCACAAGTAATCGTACCTCAAAACTCAATCAACTGGAAGCAGAACAAATTCCACTGTTCTGcatagttgtttgttttgttcacaCAGCAATCATTTACTAGAGAATTGTAAGCAGCTTAAAGCTAAAATTCATCGGGATAAGCTGACTTTTATCAAGGAAAGGGGAATTTGTTTTGGTTGTTTAAAAGTTGGTCACATAAGCAAAGACTGTAGGAGTCATTTGAGACACAGCAGCTGAGCAAATGATCATTTCATGCTGAAGACATCCTCAGACAGATTTAaacacatacataaacacagcCTGGTGCCAATAACACAGCTAATGACACTGCTGTATCACTGGCTTTACTGATTAAAGACCATATCTGAAGGAAATCTTTGAACACAACAGAAAGTGACCTTTTAAACCTGCCACACTGATGCTGCATTCAAGGaccattaaaaacatttgaaaggaCTTAAGAACATCAAGAAAATGTGACTTGTTTCTCTGTAATgaagctgttttagtgaagaaaGTTGAAAGGTCACAGAGCGACTGCTGAATCTTCTGCTCCAAACATGAACTCTGAACTTTGTGATGCTTCAGGAGGAAAACTGCTTCAGTTATTCTCTCAGATTAGTTTCATATTTTCTGCATCAGATTTGAGTGAGATCCtggaatgaagacagaagaaaagactTTGTTCAAAGTTTGATTTATAGTCAAACCTTCCAGTTTATTCACACAATAAAACATCAACACAATATAtgaattcattcattaaaatcacagtttttcctcatttgtttgatgattttgacaaaaacaaacacaaacacacacacatggtcgGCCATACTCATAAAGAGAAATGTCGACATTGTTCAATacaaatattccagaaacatttAGAGGATAGAGAAGTTTACATTTTCATGTGGAGAAATATTTTAGTAAATCAAAATGATGATGAGCAGTGATAGCCTCCATAAACAGTCACAGGAAAGATCTCCTTTAAAAACTCAGAAACATCAAGAGAACAACTAGAAGATGTGGAGGTACCACCCATAatgtttgactgacagctgatctctgtgcagaaatgatggagagaaaataaaatgaaacttaaATACAGATTTAAACCCACAATATGAAAGACTTCAGTCTATTTCACTTTAATCAACTCAGCTGTGGCTCCAAAGTAAACCCAAAGTCCAGCAtagagcggctgagtgaatgtggtctggactctgtggaggagagtcatggtttcagagacgctgtagaaggacaaaatacctgctctgtgatccaggtacactcctACTCTGGAGGAACGAGGACCTGAGACACGAGTTTGGATGTTGTTGTACCAAAATGTATAACTGTTGTTGTTACAATCTAATGACCAAGATTTGTCATTATGTCCAAATAAACATTCATTTCCTTTTCTGCTGATATTCTTGTATGCGACTGCTACACAAACTCCTTCCcctctccactccacctcccagtaacaacgtCCAGTCAGACTCTCTCTACTCAGGACCTGTTCATATCCagtgaatctgtctggatgatcagaataAGACTGTCCAAATAAATTGAATGTTGCTTTTCTGTTCCCCTCTGATAATAACAGCAAtatgtgtgctgtgtttggatccagtgtgatttcacatgaatattttaagaatccagctctggtctttggctctggtggatctgacagtaaaacatccacttcagtgactgtcagtgagatgtttgtccgttcctctctcagaatgtcctgtagtttatctctgacctctgacacagctgctgtcacatcctcaaagtagctcagaggacggatattgatgctggatgagtctgtagactcactgagtgctgacagtgaggggtagttgtgtagaaactggatgtgatcctctgtgtgtgagagctgcttcagctcagcatctttcctcttcagctcagtgatctcctgctccagcttctcctgaagctctttgactcgactcgcttcagtttcctgctgggatctgatctgctgcttcacatcagagcttcttttctggatgagatggatcagctcagtgaagatcttctcactgtgctccactgtttgatcagcagactgattgatggcctccacctcctgttgaagcagcttcacatctttctctctgtcctggattctctgctggatgttttgtcgactcacctccagctctctctgcctctcagtcctttctgctgcagctgagactgtgtcgtggcctttatgttcatccacagagcagagataacagatactctgctgatcagtacggcagaacatcttcatcacctcatcatgacgagagcagatgttctcctggagcttcttggaaggctccaccagcttgtgtttcttgAATGAAGCTGCAACAATATTATGAGTCTGAAGGTGTTTCTCACAATAAGATGCCAGACAGAATAAACAGGACTTGaaggctttcatttttcttccagtgcagacatcacaggccacatcttcaggtccagcatagcagtgatcagcaggagcagcttggagtccagtcttcttcagctcctccactaAATCTGCTAACATGGTGTTTTTCACCAGGACAGGCCTCGCTGTGAAAGTCTGTctgcactgagggcagctgtagattttcttcttttcctcttcatcccagaagcttttaatacagttcatgcagtagctgtgtccacagggAATAGTCACCGGATCCTTCAGTAGATCCAAACAGACTGAACAGCAGAATTTTgtttggtccatttgattcatgtgCTGTGCCGTTTCACCGTCTCTCAGTGACTGTCAGACAGTTTCACTTCCTCTGAACAGAAACAACCTCTGTGCTCTGAAGGGAAACAGATCTCTGCTCTTGTTCACCTCCTACAGGAAATGAGGCTCACCAGCAACTGCATTTACACCATGTTGTTTAGACCCATCCTGATACAGACACATCTGTGAAGGGAGGCACTAAAGAAATATTCTTACAGTGCGACCAAGAGCCAATCACATGATGCAGGGTGTGGTATGTTTGGTTACAGCATGCAGTAACAAGTCTGACCCAGTTAAACTTTAACAATTCATTTCTTCATGGTGCAAATATATAGTAGACTCAGGAGTTTAACTCAGTTTTCTTGGCCTTTGTTTATCGTTTCATTTGAAATCTTAATGGGTAAAGATCATCATAATTACATATGAAATTATATGTACAAATTATATGTTCCATTACACTATTAACAGCACAGATTATACAGCAAAGATCAGATTCATGGATGGAGCCAGAGgctaaatgactgttcagtccTCTTTAGGAAACGATCTTCATATGACGACAAACACGACAACAATCAGCTGTCAAACTGTACAAGAAGTTCACAGTAATGTAAAAGAAGTTAtatcactttatttttaaatgtacgcACTCAGGGTCAGGACTGAAGACACTGATCGAGAAAATactctaaatataaatattcacCTAAACATTCAAAATTATTCAATtgcatgaaaagaaatatgaactCTCTACAATACTGGCTTCTGATTGGTTGAAAAAGCAGGTGCTGAACTTCAGAAGAGCTAAAGCTGCAAAACTGTGTAAACCCAGAGTGGATGCTGCCCTCTGACCTTTCAGAAGTACGATCTTTTTATGAAGACACAGAGGCAGAGTTATTATTCATCACTTTAAAGATGATATTCGTTACATGTTCTTCACTCGTTGTCTAGTAAAGTCCAGAGAATGAGACACATGATTTCAAAACATACAGCTGCATGTTAGAGATCACAGAGTTCTTCAGTCTTATGAGAACTCATGGAGACTAAATGTCAGACACATCAACAGTAAATGTCGTTCCTCCCCCCGTCAGTTTGTGTCCTCC
It includes:
- the LOC112432079 gene encoding tripartite motif-containing protein 16-like; this encodes MNQMDQTKFCCSVCLDLLKDPVTIPCGHSYCMNCIKSFWDEEEKKKIYSCPQCRQTFTARPVLVKNTMLADLVEELKKTGLQAAPADHCYAGPEDVACDVCTGRKMKAFKSCLFCLASYCEKHLQTHNIVAASFKKHKLVEPSKKLQENICSRHDEVMKMFCRTDQQSICYLCSVDEHKGHDTVSAAAERTERQRELEVSRQNIQQRIQDREKDVKLLQQEVEAINQSADQTVEHSEKIFTELIHLIQKRSSDVKQQIRSQQETEASRVKELQEKLEQEITELKRKDAELKQLSHTEDHIQFLHNYPSLSALSESTDSSSINIRPLSYFEDVTAAVSEVRDKLQDILREERTNISLTVTEVDVLLSDPPEPKTRAGFLKYSCEITLDPNTAHILLLLSEGNRKATFNLFGQSYSDHPDRFTGYEQVLSRESLTGRCYWEVEWRGEGVCVAVAYKNISRKGNECLFGHNDKSWSLDCNNNSYTFWYNNIQTRVSGPRSSRVGVYLDHRAGILSFYSVSETMTLLHRVQTTFTQPLYAGLWVYFGATAELIKVK